In Salvia splendens isolate huo1 unplaced genomic scaffold, SspV2 ctg273, whole genome shotgun sequence, the following proteins share a genomic window:
- the LOC121789557 gene encoding protein transport protein SEC16A homolog, with protein sequence MDNSSGMPPLPPTANQYSARGRMGVRSRYVDTFNRGGGNAVSGFQSPSVPSAKPAGGANPKFFVPAPVSHGEQPVVDTHVEQKQNTSFTTYEDASSSPPNETFYSPRPSSPMAPMPRFGSMNNIYNKGASDSSFASDSRRTVSWGGSINDAMSPPNRTQPAGESVSMRPPPFMPNDTLLVDSSVNGGGFGE encoded by the exons ATGGATAACAGTTCAGGAATGCCCCCACTTCCTCCGACAGCCAATCAGTACTCAGCACGTGGAAGGATGGGTGTTCGCTCTAG GTATGTTGACACTTTCAACCGAGGTGGTGGGAATGCAGTAAGTGGGTTCCAGTCGCCTTCTGTACCTTCTGCAAAACCTGCGGGTGGTGCCAACCCAAAATTCTTTGTTCCGGCACCAGTATCCCATGGTGAGCAGCCAGTTGTTGACACGCATGTAGAACAAAAGCAAAACACTTCATTCACTACTTACGAAGATGCTTCTTCCTCCCCTCCAAATGAGACATTCTATTCGCCTCGTCCCTCATCTCCCATGGCGCCCATGCCAAgatttggaagcatgaataacATATACAACAAAGGGGCAAGTGATAGTTCCTTTGCGTCAGACTCACGGCGTACTGTTTCGTGGGGAGGGAGCATAAATGATGCAATGAGCCCTCCAAATAGGACGCAACCTGCAGGAGAGTCGGTGAGTATGCGTCCTCCTCCTTTCATGCCAAATGACACTTTATTAGTAGATTCCTCCGTGAATGGTGGTGGTTTCGGAGAATAA